In Acidimicrobiales bacterium, the genomic stretch GACGGACCACTCGGGGAAGTTCCGCATGGCTATGGCCACCCTGTCGCCCTCGCGGACTCCGAACCGGTCGCGCAGGATCGTGGCGAGATGGGCGCAGGCGCGGAAATGCTCCTCGAAGGTCATGTGCTCGTCTTCGTAGACGAGGAAGGTCTTGTCGCCGTGCCCTCGGCTCAGGGTCAGGATGTCGGCGAGCGTTGCGGGGCAGTTCTTCCAGACCTTGGTCGGGATGCCGCGGATCTCGACCTCGTCGACCTCGAACATCTGGCCAGGGGCGGTGAGCTGCGCGTCGGCTTCAGCGATGGACATGGAAAAAGACCCAGTCATACGATCAACAGTTCCTTCCACGAACCGAGCCTCTCGCGTACCTGGGCCGCGGTCAGTGCGAGGGTCTCGAGCCGGACCGCGTCGACGATCTCGCGCTGGTCCCAGTAGTGCTCAGCGGCGCCGCTGAACATCCTCTTGCGCCACGAGACGAGGTCGTCGGGGGCTCCGCCGAGGAACCCCCACAGGGTGTACGCCCATTCCATGTCGTAGATGACCGGTGCCCTGCCGAACTGGGCCGAGCGGCGCGTGCCACAGGCGAAGCAGCCGGCGACGGTGGCGTCTTCGTGCTCGCCCTCGGTGAGCTGCAGCCGCGGGATGAGCCGCCTGGCAAGCTTGAGCCCGTAGCCGAGGTCGGGGCCCGTGGACCCGAAGCGAGGGCCCCTGGGTTGAGCCAGCTCGGTCTGCTCGGCCGGCCTTTCCTGGTACCACGCAACGGGCGGTGGGAGCAGGGCCGATGGCCTGACCCGGTCGGAGGCCTGTACCGGTACGTGGTTTGGTTGGGTCACAGAGGCTGATTCTGCTGGCCTGCCGCTCCATGCAGCAACCCGAACACGATCGAGTCCTCAAGGGCGGCCCACGACGCCTCGATCACGTTCTCCGATACCCCGATGGTGGTCCAGCTGCGCTCCCCGTCCGTCGAGTCGATCAGCACCCGGGTGACCGCCGCGGTCCCCTTGCTGGTGTCGAGCACCCGGACCTTGAAGTCTGTGAGGTGGACGTGCGCGAGATTCGGGAACACCGGGCCGATCGCCTTGCGCAGGGCGGCGTCGAGCGCGTTCACCGGTCCGTTCCCCTCCGCCGTGGTTATGACCCGGTCGTCGCCCACCAGCACCTTGACGGTCGCCTCGGTCACAAATGACCCGTCGTCGCGAAGGTCGGTGATCACCCTGTGCGACTCCAACCTGAAAAACGACTGCTTCCACCCCGTCGCCGCCCTCATCAACAGCTCGAGCGAGCCGTCAGCGACCTCGAAGTGGTACCCGCGGTGTTCCAGGTCCTTGAGCTGTTCGACCACGGCGGCGAGGACGCTGTCGTCGAGGGACAGCCCCAGCTGCTCCGCCTTCAAGGCGACGGTGGAGCGGCCCGCCATCTCGCTGACGACGAACCGGGTGCCGTTGCCGACCGATTCCGGGTCGACGTGCTCGTAGGCGTCGCGCTGCCTGGCGATGGCGCTCGTGTGCAGGCCGGCTTTGTGCGCGAACGCGGACGCGCCGACGAACGGCTGGTGCGGGTGGGGCGCGATGTTCACCACCTCCGCGATGTGGTGCGCCACCGAGGTGAGACGCGGCAGGCGGTCCAGACCGATCGTCTCGACACCCATCTTCAAGGTGAGGTCCGGTACAGCCGCGGTCAGGTCGGCATTGCCGGTCCGTTCGCCGTATCCGTTGATGCAGCCTTGAATCTGGGTGACCCCCATGCGTACCGCCATGAGGGAGTTGGCGACGGCGCAGCCGGAGTCGTTGTGGAAGTGGCAGCCGAGGGCAGTACCGGGGTCGAGGGCGTGTTGGCGTAGCTCTCCGACCACCCGCTCTACTTCGAACGGAAGGCTGCCGCCGTTGGTGTCACACAGGACGAGGACCTCGGCACCGGCGCCAGCCGCGGCACGAAGCACGTCGGTGCTGAAGGCCGGGTTCGAGCGGTAACCGTCGAAGAAGTGCTCTGCGTCGAGGAACACCCGCTTGCCCTGCGCCACGAGGTAGCCGACCGAGTCGGCGACCATGTCGATCGCCTCGGTGAGGCTCGTCCGCAGAGTCTCTGTGACGTGCCACTCCGCGGACTTGGCGACGAGGCACACCACGGAGGTCTGCGCTGCGAGCATGTCGGCGAGCACGGGGTCCGTCTCCGCCCGCCCGCCGGCTTTGCGCGTCGACCCGAACGCGACGAGCGTCGCAGTCTGAAGGTTGAGCTCGCCGGCGGCGGCCCTGCGGAAGAACTCGGCGTCCTTGGGGTTCGCCCCCGGCCACCCGCCTTCGATGTACTGGACCCCGAGGTGGTCGAGCTGCTCGGCGACGCGCAGCTTGTCGTCGACGGTGAGCGACAGTCCCTCTTGCTGCGATCCGTCCCGCAACGTGGTGTCGTAGACGTCTACCGCCTCCGGCAGTTCGGGGGGGACCAGGTGCGCGTGATCACCCGACATGCTCGACCCAGTCCTTGTA encodes the following:
- the cimA gene encoding citramalate synthase produces the protein MSGDHAHLVPPELPEAVDVYDTTLRDGSQQEGLSLTVDDKLRVAEQLDHLGVQYIEGGWPGANPKDAEFFRRAAAGELNLQTATLVAFGSTRKAGGRAETDPVLADMLAAQTSVVCLVAKSAEWHVTETLRTSLTEAIDMVADSVGYLVAQGKRVFLDAEHFFDGYRSNPAFSTDVLRAAAGAGAEVLVLCDTNGGSLPFEVERVVGELRQHALDPGTALGCHFHNDSGCAVANSLMAVRMGVTQIQGCINGYGERTGNADLTAAVPDLTLKMGVETIGLDRLPRLTSVAHHIAEVVNIAPHPHQPFVGASAFAHKAGLHTSAIARQRDAYEHVDPESVGNGTRFVVSEMAGRSTVALKAEQLGLSLDDSVLAAVVEQLKDLEHRGYHFEVADGSLELLMRAATGWKQSFFRLESHRVITDLRDDGSFVTEATVKVLVGDDRVITTAEGNGPVNALDAALRKAIGPVFPNLAHVHLTDFKVRVLDTSKGTAAVTRVLIDSTDGERSWTTIGVSENVIEASWAALEDSIVFGLLHGAAGQQNQPL